In the Gossypium arboreum isolate Shixiya-1 chromosome 10, ASM2569848v2, whole genome shotgun sequence genome, one interval contains:
- the LOC108487198 gene encoding putative ribosomal large subunit pseudouridine synthase SVR1, chloroplastic, whose amino-acid sequence MAALSSLHHISTTLSLLGLTKPSLLAPPFRRPFRGLPPITSSSLEFNITFAPPSPKPKPPPNLKSDGVLDSDSPQNGQFFIPWIVRGEDGNLKLQAHPPDNFLKALAEAKTQKPKKKVDKAAKKKKDISAVGNAGIEPPAPPPKLSKAARRFYNEHFREPPQRLSKVLAAAGVASRRGSEELIFNGKVTVNGTVCNAPQTRVDPGKDIIYVNGNRLPKKLPPKVYLALNKPKGYICSSGEKEFRSVLDLFEDYLKAWDKINPGSPKPRLFTVGRLDVATTGLIIVTNDGDFAQKLSHPSSNLTKEYIATIDGEVRKRHLIAISEGTEIEGVLCVPDSVELLPTQPDLSRPRIRIVVHEGRNHEVRELVKNAGLEIHSLKRVRIGGFRLPADLGLGKHIELKQSDLRTMGWKS is encoded by the exons ATGGCGGCACTGTCATCCCTCCACCACATCTCAACCACCCTATCCCTCCTCGGCCTTACCAAGCCGTCCCTTTTGGCCCCTCCTTTCCGCCGCCCTTTCCGCGGGCTCCCTCCAATCACCTCCTCTTCTTTAGAATTCAACATCACCTTTGCCCCTCCAAGCCCCAAGCCTAAACCCCCACCCAACCTCAAATCCGACGGCGTTCTCGACTCCGACTCCCCTCAAAATGGCCAGTTCTTCATCCCATGGATCGTCCGCGGCGAGGACGGTAACCTCAAGCTCCAAGCTCACCCCCCTGATAATTTTCTGAAAGCCCTTGCTGAAGCTAAAACACAAAAGCCCAAAAAGAAGGTCGACAAGGCGGCGAAGAAGAAAAAGGATATTTCAGCCGTGGGAAATGCCGGTATCGAGCCGCCTGCGCCGCCTCCCAAGCTTTCCAAGGCAGCTAGAAGATTTTATAATGAACATTTTAGAGAACCTCCTCAAAGGTTAAGTAAAGTCCTTGCTGCTGCCGGAG TGGCATCAAGGCGTGGAAGTGAAGAGCTTATTTTTAATGGCAAGGTGACTGTTAATGGCACAGTGTGCAATGCTCCTCAG ACTCGAGTTGATCCTGGAAAGGATATTATTTATGTCAATGGAAACCGCCTTCCTAAAAAACTGCCACCAAAGGTGTATCTTGCCCTAAACAAGCCTAAAGG GTATATTTGCTCATCTGGGGAAAAAGAGTTCAGATCTGTCCTGGATCTGTTTGAGGATTATTTAAAGGCATGG GACAAAATAAATCCAGGATCTCCCAAGCCACGATTATTCACTGTTGGTCGACTCGATGTTGCTACTACTGGCTTAATTATTGTGACCAATGATG GAGATTTTGCTCAAAAGCTTTCGCATCCTTCATCAAACTTAACTAAAGA ATACATTGCAACAATTGATGGTGAAGTAAGGAAGCGGCACTTAATTGCCATCAGTGAAGGGACAGAAATTGAAGGTGTACTTTGTGTCCCTGATTCTGTGGAATTACTCCCAACGCAGCCAGATTTGTCTAGACCTCGCATTCGTATTGTG GTTCATGAAGGTAGAAATCATGAAGTCCGTGAACTTGTGAAAAATGCTGGGCTTGAG ATTCATTCATTGAAGCGTGTTCGCATAGGTGGTTTCAGACTTCCAGCAGATCTCGG GTTAGGGAAGCATATCGAGCTAAAACAGAGCGACCTTCGGACAATGGGTTGGAAGAGTTAA